Proteins from one bacterium genomic window:
- a CDS encoding ABC transporter substrate-binding protein has translation GWVRFNMNNDIFKDKKIREAVAHAINRQAIVQGLYAGYGEVAQQHMPPSMWGRTQGVKGFEYDVAKAKQLLAEAKYPNGFSLDFWYIPVSRPYFPAGKEIGTAIASDLGKVGIRVHLMTEDWAAYLKDRKTNKFPIFMIGWIGDNGDPDDWLGFFFPKYDKDNAYLSYNNPAVFDLINKAKVTVSQAERAKMYAQAEQLLLDDYRDIPIAHAKVPILMRKNVAGLVGQPDANEYMETVSLK, from the coding sequence GGGGTGGGTGCGGTTCAATATGAACAACGACATCTTCAAGGACAAGAAGATCCGCGAGGCCGTGGCCCACGCCATCAATCGCCAGGCGATCGTCCAGGGACTCTATGCCGGGTACGGCGAGGTGGCCCAACAGCACATGCCTCCGTCGATGTGGGGACGAACCCAGGGCGTGAAAGGGTTCGAGTACGATGTCGCAAAGGCGAAACAGTTGCTGGCCGAGGCGAAGTACCCGAACGGGTTTTCCCTCGACTTCTGGTACATCCCGGTGAGCCGTCCCTACTTCCCCGCCGGCAAGGAGATCGGAACGGCGATCGCCAGCGACTTGGGCAAGGTCGGCATTCGGGTCCACCTGATGACCGAGGACTGGGCCGCGTATCTCAAGGACCGCAAAACCAACAAGTTCCCCATCTTCATGATCGGGTGGATCGGGGACAACGGGGACCCGGACGATTGGCTCGGGTTCTTCTTCCCCAAGTACGATAAGGACAACGCGTACCTCTCGTACAATAACCCGGCCGTGTTCGACCTGATCAACAAAGCCAAAGTGACCGTGAGTCAGGCCGAGCGGGCAAAGATGTACGCGCAGGCCGAGCAGTTGCTCCTCGACGACTACCGGGACATCCCGATCGCCCACGCCAAGGTCCCGATCTTGATGCGTAAGAACGTGGCGGGCCTCGTCGGACAGCCGGACGCGAACGAGTACATGGAGACGGTGTCCCTCAAGTAA
- a CDS encoding ABC transporter permease, translated as MLRYIGRRVLALIPILIGVSAAAFLLIHLLPGDPATVYLGEHASPESIARVQHEFGLDQPLPVQYGVYLWHAIRGDFGDSLETHRQVIVEFWPRFPATIELSLGAITVALFVGIPIGLLSAAKPNSIFDRAGMAIALAGVSLPVFWLGLMLVYIFSVYFHSLPTSGQIGIDYSLQTVTRIDVLDGLLTGNLPAAWDALRHLILPSITLSSYSTAIIARMTRASMQDALHQDYIRTARAKGVAARVVIIGHGLRNALLPVITVIGLQVGSLLTGAILTETIFSWPGVGRFMYDSILFRDYPVILGGILLFSLVFVLVNLCVDVLYAFLDPRIRYA; from the coding sequence ATGCTTCGGTACATCGGACGCCGCGTGCTTGCCCTCATCCCCATCCTCATCGGGGTCTCCGCGGCGGCATTCCTGCTGATCCACCTCCTTCCCGGCGATCCGGCAACCGTGTATCTTGGAGAACATGCCAGCCCCGAGTCGATCGCGCGCGTGCAACATGAGTTCGGGCTGGATCAACCGCTGCCGGTGCAGTATGGGGTCTACCTGTGGCATGCGATCCGAGGCGACTTTGGGGATTCATTGGAAACCCACCGGCAGGTGATTGTGGAGTTCTGGCCTCGCTTCCCGGCGACGATCGAACTGTCGTTGGGGGCGATCACGGTGGCCCTGTTCGTGGGCATCCCCATCGGCCTCCTCTCGGCCGCAAAACCCAACTCCATCTTCGATCGAGCTGGGATGGCAATCGCCTTGGCCGGGGTCTCGCTTCCGGTGTTCTGGCTCGGTCTGATGCTCGTCTACATCTTTAGCGTCTACTTCCACTCGCTTCCGACGAGTGGCCAGATCGGGATCGACTACTCGCTGCAAACCGTTACACGCATCGACGTCCTCGATGGCCTGCTCACGGGGAACCTTCCCGCGGCCTGGGATGCGCTACGCCACCTCATCCTCCCGAGCATCACCCTCTCCTCGTATTCGACGGCGATCATCGCTCGGATGACCCGAGCGTCGATGCAAGATGCGCTTCATCAGGACTACATTCGGACCGCGCGCGCAAAGGGCGTGGCCGCGCGGGTAGTCATCATCGGCCACGGGCTCCGTAACGCGCTCCTGCCGGTCATCACAGTGATCGGGCTCCAGGTGGGTTCGCTCTTGACCGGCGCGATCCTGACCGAGACGATCTTTTCGTGGCCGGGGGTGGGGCGGTTCATGTACGATTCGATCCTCTTTCGCGACTACCCCGTGATCTTGGGCGGGATTCTGCTGTTCTCGCTCGTATTCGTGCTCGTCAATCTATGCGTCGATGTGCTGTATGCTTTCCTCGACCCCAGAATCCGTTACGCGTAG